A window of Microbispora hainanensis genomic DNA:
CTTGGCCCACTCGGCCTTCTGCCTGCGCAGACGCGCCAGTTCCTCACGCTCAGACTCGGCCAGCTCACCGACGCCGGAACCGGTGTCCTGCTCGCGGGCCAGCCGGTCCATCTGCACCCAGTTGGCCAGCGTTCCCGCGTTGATCCCCAGGTCCCTGGCGACCTGAGCGATCGACTTACCCGTCTCCCGGACGATGCGCACCGCACCCGCCCGGAACTCCGGATCGAACCTGCGTCTGGTCTCTCCCACGCCCAGCCCTTCTTAGGTCAGGTCTCCACGGTAAGAGGGGAGAGCCAGAAGCTCCGGGATTGGGCGACTAAGTATCCCCCATTGCATTTCTGTGGGGTTGTGCATCTCTACTATAAGGCGCTCGTCCGTCAAGTAGACGTAGCCATCCCAAGCGGCGTCGC
This region includes:
- a CDS encoding transposase, translating into MGETRRRFDPEFRAGAVRIVRETGKSIAQVARDLGINAGTLANWVQMDRLAREQDTGSGVGELAESEREELARLRRQKAEWAKERAERWSVMSSSARWSSGSRKRRAGERGGLHRFPEDRA